From a single Labrenzia sp. PHM005 genomic region:
- a CDS encoding F0F1 ATP synthase subunit epsilon encodes MAELFQFELVSPERQLLSDEVAEVVIPGTEGEFGVLKNHSPFMSTIKPGILKVRNGGGAWDEYFVRGGFADVAPGGLTVLAEQAIPVSEISAEQLDQQIKDAEEDVADAKDDDTKQKAEMTLSQLKDVAEALKAA; translated from the coding sequence ATGGCTGAACTTTTCCAGTTTGAGTTGGTCTCGCCGGAGCGCCAGCTCCTGTCCGACGAAGTTGCCGAGGTTGTGATCCCTGGCACTGAAGGCGAGTTTGGCGTTCTGAAGAACCACAGCCCATTCATGTCCACCATCAAGCCGGGCATCTTGAAAGTCCGCAATGGCGGTGGTGCGTGGGACGAATACTTCGTCCGCGGCGGTTTTGCTGATGTGGCGCCAGGCGGCTTGACCGTTCTTGCAGAACAGGCAATCCCGGTGTCCGAAATCAGCGCAGAACAACTCGATCAGCAGATCAAAGATGCTGAAGAAGATGTTGCTGACGCCAAGGATGACGACACCAAACAAAAGGCCGAGATGACTTTATCTCAGCTGAAGGACGTCGCAGAAGCGTTGAAAGCGGCCTAA
- the atpD gene encoding F0F1 ATP synthase subunit beta, with translation MADKKVGRVTQVIGAVVDVKFDDHLPLILNALEADNQGNRLVLEVAQHLGENTVRTIAMDSTEGLVRGQEVVDTGSAIMVPVGDGTLGRIMNVIGEPVDDAGEIKHEAKRGIHQEAPEFIEQSTEAEILVTGIKVVDLLAPYAKGGKIGLFGGAGVGKTVLIMELINNIAKAHGGYSVFAGVGERTREGNDLYWEMIESNVNKEGGGEGSKAALVYGQMNEPPGARARVALTGLTVAEHFRDEGQDVLFFVDNIFRFTQAGSEVSALLGRIPSAVGYQPTLATDMGGMQERITTTNKGSITSVQAVYVPADDLTDPAPASTFAHLDATTVLNRAIAEKGIYPAVDPLDSSSRMLDARIIGEEHYETARAVQGTLQRYKALQDIIAILGMDELSEEDKLTVARARKIERFLSQPFFVAEVFTGSPGKLVALEDTIKGFKGLVEGEYDHLPEAAFYMVGSIDEAIEKAQKLAAEAA, from the coding sequence ATGGCTGACAAAAAAGTCGGACGGGTCACCCAGGTCATCGGCGCCGTTGTCGACGTCAAGTTCGATGACCATCTGCCGTTGATCCTGAACGCTCTTGAAGCAGACAACCAGGGCAACCGCTTGGTGCTCGAAGTTGCTCAGCACTTGGGCGAAAACACAGTACGTACCATCGCGATGGACTCCACAGAGGGTCTGGTTCGCGGTCAAGAAGTTGTCGATACCGGTTCTGCCATCATGGTTCCGGTTGGAGACGGCACACTCGGCCGCATCATGAACGTGATTGGTGAGCCGGTTGATGATGCTGGCGAAATCAAGCACGAAGCCAAGCGCGGCATTCACCAGGAAGCTCCGGAATTCATCGAGCAGTCCACCGAAGCTGAAATCCTTGTAACGGGCATCAAGGTCGTTGACCTTCTCGCACCGTACGCAAAGGGCGGTAAGATCGGTCTGTTCGGCGGCGCCGGCGTTGGTAAAACCGTTCTCATCATGGAATTGATCAACAACATCGCTAAGGCGCACGGCGGTTACTCCGTATTCGCTGGTGTTGGTGAGCGGACCCGTGAAGGCAACGACCTTTACTGGGAAATGATCGAATCCAACGTGAACAAGGAAGGCGGCGGAGAAGGCTCCAAAGCGGCCCTCGTTTACGGTCAGATGAACGAGCCTCCCGGAGCCCGTGCCCGTGTTGCCTTGACCGGTCTGACGGTTGCTGAACACTTCCGTGACGAAGGCCAGGACGTTCTGTTCTTCGTGGACAACATCTTCCGCTTCACCCAGGCTGGTTCTGAGGTGTCTGCGCTTCTCGGCCGTATCCCGTCTGCTGTGGGTTACCAGCCGACACTTGCCACCGACATGGGCGGCATGCAGGAGCGGATCACCACCACGAACAAGGGCTCAATCACCTCGGTTCAGGCCGTTTACGTTCCTGCCGATGACTTGACCGACCCGGCACCGGCTTCGACCTTTGCTCACTTGGATGCGACCACGGTTCTGAACCGCGCCATCGCTGAAAAAGGTATCTACCCGGCTGTGGATCCGCTGGATTCCTCATCCCGTATGCTGGATGCCCGTATCATCGGTGAAGAGCACTACGAAACAGCCCGTGCTGTTCAAGGTACTCTGCAGCGCTACAAGGCTCTTCAGGACATCATCGCCATCCTCGGTATGGACGAACTGTCTGAAGAAGATAAGCTCACCGTGGCACGTGCCCGTAAGATCGAGCGCTTCCTGTCCCAGCCGTTCTTTGTGGCTGAGGTCTTCACCGGTTCTCCGGGCAAGCTGGTTGCTCTGGAAGACACCATCAAGGGCTTCAAAGGCCTTGTTGAAGGTGAATACGACCACCTGCCGGAAGCAGCTTTCTACATGGTTGGCTCCATTGATGAAGCCATCGAGAAAGCTCAGAAGCTGGCTGCAGAAGCCGCTTAA
- a CDS encoding F0F1 ATP synthase subunit gamma, which produces MPSLKDLRNRIASVKATQKITKAMQMVAAAKLRRAQEAAEAARPYAERMESVLANLAVAFEGRDDAPKLMSGTGNDQVHLLVVATAERGLCGGFNTNIAKLAREKAKSLIGQGKTVKILCVGKKGFDAIKRDLGQHVIETIELRGVKNVGFSNADEIGRKILSMYDNGEFDVCTLFYATFQSVIAQIPTAQQLIPAHFEASEGNDEEGASAVYEYEPDEAEILADLLPRNISIQVFRALLENAASEQGARMSAMDNATRNAGDMIDKLTINYNRQRQAQITTELIEIISGAEAL; this is translated from the coding sequence ATGCCGAGCCTGAAGGACTTACGAAACCGCATCGCTTCTGTTAAGGCGACGCAGAAAATCACCAAGGCCATGCAAATGGTGGCCGCGGCGAAACTGCGTCGTGCACAGGAAGCTGCGGAGGCCGCGCGTCCCTATGCGGAACGCATGGAAAGCGTGCTGGCCAACCTCGCCGTGGCTTTTGAAGGCCGCGACGACGCTCCGAAGCTGATGTCCGGTACGGGCAATGACCAGGTTCATCTCCTGGTCGTTGCAACCGCCGAACGCGGTCTTTGCGGCGGCTTCAACACAAACATCGCCAAGCTGGCACGCGAAAAGGCCAAAAGCCTGATCGGGCAGGGCAAGACGGTTAAGATCCTCTGTGTGGGCAAGAAAGGGTTCGACGCGATCAAGCGTGACCTCGGCCAGCACGTGATCGAAACCATCGAGCTGCGCGGCGTCAAGAACGTAGGTTTCTCCAACGCGGATGAAATCGGCCGGAAAATCCTCTCCATGTACGACAATGGTGAGTTTGACGTCTGCACGCTGTTCTACGCGACCTTCCAATCTGTCATTGCCCAGATCCCAACTGCACAGCAGTTGATTCCTGCTCACTTCGAAGCAAGTGAAGGCAACGACGAAGAAGGCGCCAGCGCGGTCTACGAGTATGAGCCGGATGAGGCCGAGATCCTCGCAGATCTCCTGCCGCGGAACATCTCCATTCAGGTTTTCCGGGCTCTTCTGGAAAACGCTGCATCTGAGCAAGGCGCCCGTATGTCCGCAATGGACAACGCGACGCGCAACGCAGGCGACATGATCGACAAGCTGACGATCAACTACAACCGCCAGCGTCAGGCTCAGATTACGACCGAATTGATTGAAATTATCTCAGGCGCGGAAGCGCTGTAA
- the atpA gene encoding F0F1 ATP synthase subunit alpha: MDIRAAEISAILKDQIKSFGQEAEVSEVGQVLSVGDGIARVYGLDKVQAGEMVEFPGGIKGMALNLESDNVGVVIFGSDRDIKEGDTVKRTGAIVEVPVGKGLLGRVVDPLGNPIDGKGPIEATEKRRVDVKAPGILPRKSVHEPMSTGLKSIDALIPVGRGQRELVIGDRQTGKTAIILDTFLNQKPLHAGDDEDAKLYCIYVAVGQKRSTVAQFVKTLEDNGALEYSIVIAATASEAAPLQFLAPFAGCAMGEFFRDNGMHAVIGYDDLTKQAVAYRQMSLLLRRPPGREAFPGDVFYLHSRLLERAAKLNEDHGKGSLTALPVIETQGNDVSAFIPTNVISITDGQIFLETDLFYQGIRPAVNVGLSVSRVGSSAQIKAMKQVAGPIKGELAQYREMAAFAQFGSDLDATTQRLLNRGARLTELLKQPQFSPLKTEEQVAVIYAGVNGYLDNHPVDRVKEFEEGLLLFLRGEHKELLDAIWEKKALDDDLTGKLKAALDTFAKNFA, translated from the coding sequence ATGGATATTCGGGCCGCGGAAATTTCCGCAATCCTCAAGGACCAGATCAAGAGCTTTGGCCAGGAAGCCGAAGTTTCTGAAGTTGGTCAGGTGCTCTCCGTCGGTGACGGTATCGCCCGTGTTTATGGTCTGGACAAAGTTCAGGCTGGTGAAATGGTCGAATTCCCAGGTGGCATTAAGGGCATGGCCCTGAACCTGGAATCTGACAACGTCGGTGTCGTTATCTTCGGTTCTGACCGTGACATTAAAGAAGGCGACACCGTTAAGCGGACCGGCGCCATCGTTGAGGTCCCGGTTGGCAAAGGTCTTCTGGGCCGCGTTGTCGATCCGCTCGGCAACCCGATCGACGGCAAAGGCCCGATCGAAGCAACTGAAAAGCGCCGTGTGGACGTTAAAGCGCCAGGCATCCTGCCGCGTAAGTCCGTGCACGAGCCGATGTCTACTGGCCTCAAGTCCATTGACGCCCTGATCCCGGTTGGCCGTGGTCAGCGCGAGCTTGTCATTGGTGACCGTCAGACCGGTAAAACTGCGATCATCCTCGACACATTCCTCAACCAGAAGCCGCTGCATGCTGGCGACGACGAAGATGCAAAACTCTACTGCATCTACGTTGCTGTTGGTCAGAAGCGGTCAACCGTTGCCCAGTTCGTTAAGACGCTGGAAGACAACGGCGCTCTGGAATACTCCATCGTTATCGCCGCGACCGCGTCCGAAGCTGCTCCGCTGCAGTTCCTGGCACCGTTCGCTGGCTGTGCAATGGGCGAGTTCTTCCGTGACAACGGCATGCACGCCGTGATTGGTTACGACGATCTGACAAAGCAGGCTGTTGCTTACCGTCAGATGTCTCTGCTTCTTCGCCGCCCGCCGGGACGTGAAGCTTTCCCGGGCGACGTTTTCTACCTGCACTCCCGTCTTCTGGAACGTGCTGCGAAACTGAACGAAGATCATGGCAAGGGCTCTTTGACCGCTCTTCCGGTCATCGAAACCCAGGGCAATGACGTGTCCGCGTTTATTCCGACCAACGTGATCTCGATCACTGATGGTCAGATCTTCCTGGAAACGGACCTGTTCTATCAGGGTATCCGTCCGGCTGTGAACGTTGGTCTGTCGGTGTCCCGTGTGGGCTCTTCTGCGCAGATCAAGGCGATGAAACAGGTTGCCGGCCCGATTAAGGGTGAACTGGCTCAGTACCGTGAAATGGCTGCGTTCGCGCAGTTCGGTTCTGACCTGGATGCCACCACCCAGCGCCTGCTGAACCGTGGTGCACGCCTGACCGAACTTCTGAAGCAGCCGCAATTCTCGCCGCTGAAGACTGAAGAACAGGTCGCCGTAATCTACGCTGGCGTGAATGGTTATCTCGACAACCATCCGGTTGACCGTGTGAAGGAATTTGAAGAAGGACTTCTTCTGTTCTTGCGCGGTGAGCACAAAGAGCTGCTCGACGCCATTTGGGAGAAGAAGGCACTTGACGACGATCTGACGGGCAAGCTGAAAGCTGCGCTCGACACGTTCGCCAAGAACTTCGCTTAA
- a CDS encoding F0F1 ATP synthase subunit delta, whose product MTDNVSLVSGVAQRYASALLDLAEGDGVTADVERDLTAFEGMLAESDDLDRLVKSPAFSAEEQLAALTALLDKAGIKGLAANFVKLAARNRRLFVLPGMIKAFRALLAEKRGEETAEVISAAELSDEHVAALKEALSASTGKSVNIAAKVDPALIGGLVVKVGSRMIDTSLRTKLNSLKFAMKEVG is encoded by the coding sequence GTGACTGACAACGTATCTCTCGTATCCGGCGTGGCACAGCGTTATGCGTCCGCCCTTCTCGACCTTGCAGAGGGTGACGGCGTAACGGCAGACGTGGAACGGGATCTGACAGCTTTTGAAGGCATGCTTGCCGAAAGCGACGATCTCGACCGTCTTGTGAAAAGCCCGGCATTCAGTGCTGAGGAGCAGCTTGCAGCGCTCACCGCACTTCTGGACAAGGCTGGCATCAAAGGCCTGGCCGCAAACTTTGTGAAGCTGGCCGCCCGTAACCGGCGCCTCTTCGTACTTCCCGGCATGATCAAGGCGTTCCGCGCTCTGCTTGCAGAAAAGCGTGGCGAGGAAACAGCTGAGGTAATCTCCGCAGCTGAATTGTCTGACGAACATGTCGCTGCCCTGAAAGAAGCGCTCTCTGCTTCCACGGGCAAATCCGTAAACATCGCAGCAAAGGTTGATCCTGCTCTGATCGGTGGCCTGGTGGTCAAGGTCGGGTCCCGCATGATCGATACCTCACTGCGTACTAAGCTCAATTCACTCAAGTTCGCGATGAAAGAGGTCGGCTGA
- a CDS encoding primosomal protein N': MLFDDLEPKETIASVLVPVAVPVAYTYKVPTGQTVVPGTIVKVPLGPREVIGAVWDGEPDAAINPKKLKSISHIYETTPPLDKDLRRFVDWVASWTLGAPGMVVRMVLRSEEALEPEAPVPGVRRIEGAEPERMTPARRRVLETMEDGFAWTKSGLAHAAGVSASVIDGLIHQEVLEVVFMPAAPPPPKPQLDYAQKELTPAQQAAAETLQDSFDKGAAVTLIDGVTGSGKTEVYFEAIAEALKRDKQALVLLPEIALTEQFLRRFEQRFGVYPAEWHSEITPKNRARVWRGVASGDVRVVIGARSSLFLPFKELGLIIVDEEHDGAFKQDDRVPYSARDMAVVRGHISRFPVVLASATPSIESRVNAEQGRYGLVELPDRASGAALPDLSAIDMRLDGPEQGRWLAPGLVGAIKESYANGDQSLLFLNRRGYAPLTLCRTCGHRFQCPHCSTWLVEHRFQKKLVCHHCGHNERVPESCPSCQSTNTLVACGPGVERIAEEVSDLFPQARTLVLSSDLPGGPERLKREMKIVEEGGADIIIGTQLVAKGHNFPKLKLVGVVDADLGLAHGDPRAAEKTFQLLAQVTGRAGRVTGGGRGFLQTYSADHPVIRALLSNDKHAFYQAEIEARRAAGLPPFGRLAAVVISGPDKVFAEGYARQLVRAAPQDTAVTLLGPAEAALAMVRGRYRFRLLAMAPRQYDLQTYLRAWLAAGPKPSKGLRVQVDIDPQHFL; encoded by the coding sequence GTGCTGTTTGACGATTTGGAGCCAAAAGAGACGATAGCGAGCGTACTGGTGCCGGTCGCGGTGCCGGTAGCCTATACATATAAAGTGCCGACGGGCCAGACGGTCGTTCCTGGCACCATCGTCAAGGTTCCACTTGGACCCCGCGAAGTGATTGGCGCTGTCTGGGATGGGGAGCCGGATGCAGCGATCAACCCGAAAAAACTAAAATCCATTTCCCATATCTATGAGACCACACCGCCGCTGGATAAAGATCTGCGCCGGTTTGTCGACTGGGTGGCTAGCTGGACACTTGGTGCACCCGGCATGGTGGTGCGCATGGTGCTCAGATCAGAAGAGGCTTTGGAGCCGGAAGCACCCGTTCCCGGGGTTAGGCGTATTGAGGGGGCTGAACCAGAGCGCATGACCCCGGCGCGCCGGCGGGTTCTGGAAACCATGGAAGATGGCTTCGCCTGGACCAAGAGCGGGCTGGCTCATGCGGCCGGTGTCAGCGCGTCGGTGATCGACGGGCTGATCCATCAGGAAGTTCTGGAAGTTGTTTTCATGCCGGCTGCACCGCCGCCACCGAAACCCCAGTTAGACTATGCGCAAAAGGAACTGACTCCGGCTCAGCAAGCCGCTGCTGAAACGTTGCAAGACAGTTTTGATAAGGGCGCGGCGGTGACCTTAATCGATGGTGTCACAGGATCAGGAAAGACCGAAGTCTATTTCGAGGCGATTGCTGAAGCACTCAAACGGGACAAACAGGCGCTGGTCCTTTTGCCCGAAATTGCGCTGACGGAACAATTCTTGCGCCGGTTCGAACAAAGATTCGGCGTCTATCCTGCTGAATGGCACTCCGAAATCACGCCAAAAAACCGGGCCCGGGTGTGGCGTGGGGTCGCCTCTGGCGATGTCCGTGTTGTGATTGGTGCGCGTTCGTCCTTGTTTCTTCCGTTTAAGGAACTCGGACTAATCATCGTCGATGAAGAGCACGATGGCGCCTTCAAGCAGGATGACCGTGTGCCCTACAGCGCCCGGGACATGGCAGTGGTGCGGGGTCATATCTCAAGATTTCCTGTTGTGCTGGCGTCCGCCACGCCGTCGATCGAAAGCCGGGTGAACGCTGAACAAGGACGGTATGGTCTCGTAGAACTGCCCGACCGAGCCTCGGGCGCGGCGTTGCCGGACCTGTCCGCCATCGACATGCGTCTGGACGGACCGGAGCAGGGGCGCTGGCTGGCACCGGGTTTGGTGGGTGCAATCAAAGAATCTTATGCCAACGGCGATCAATCTCTTTTGTTCTTAAACCGCCGCGGATATGCCCCCCTGACATTATGTCGCACCTGCGGTCATCGCTTCCAATGTCCGCATTGCAGCACCTGGCTGGTCGAGCACCGGTTTCAGAAAAAACTAGTCTGCCATCACTGCGGTCACAATGAGCGCGTTCCGGAGAGTTGTCCGTCCTGTCAAAGCACCAATACACTGGTTGCCTGCGGGCCGGGGGTCGAGCGGATTGCGGAAGAAGTCAGCGACCTTTTTCCCCAAGCACGCACGTTGGTGTTGTCATCCGATCTGCCCGGCGGGCCAGAACGCCTGAAGCGGGAAATGAAGATCGTCGAAGAAGGCGGCGCCGATATCATTATCGGAACGCAGTTGGTCGCCAAAGGGCATAATTTTCCGAAACTCAAGCTGGTTGGTGTGGTCGATGCCGATCTGGGTCTTGCCCATGGAGATCCGCGCGCTGCGGAAAAAACCTTCCAGCTGCTGGCGCAGGTGACCGGCCGCGCTGGCCGGGTCACTGGCGGTGGTCGGGGTTTTCTTCAGACCTACAGCGCGGACCATCCGGTGATCAGAGCGCTTTTGTCTAATGACAAACATGCCTTCTACCAAGCAGAGATTGAAGCCCGCCGTGCAGCCGGACTGCCTCCGTTTGGCCGCCTGGCGGCCGTGGTGATATCAGGGCCGGACAAGGTTTTTGCTGAAGGGTACGCCCGGCAGCTTGTCCGCGCCGCGCCTCAGGATACCGCCGTTACGCTGCTCGGGCCTGCTGAAGCGGCCCTTGCGATGGTTCGTGGGCGCTACCGGTTCCGCCTCCTTGCCATGGCACCACGCCAATATGATTTACAGACTTATCTTCGTGCGTGGCTCGCAGCTGGACCAAAGCCCAGCAAAGGTCTGCGTGTTCAGGTCGACATAGACCCTCAGCATTTCCTTTGA